GTACCTACTCAAGCCCTGGCAGCCGGAACAGCTGCTCCTCACCCTGAAAAATGCCGCCGCCCTGTGGCGCCTGCAACAGGAAAACCAGCGCCTCTCCCTGGAACTGCGCACGGCGGAGCCGGTGCTGCGCCAGCGGGTGGAGATGAAGTACGAGCGGGTGAAGCGGGAATTCGGTCTGGACGGCCTGACCCGGGCCCCCAACAGCCCCATGAACGATGTCTGCCTGATGGTGGAAAAAATCGCTCCCTACGACCTTTCCGTGTTGCTCACCGGGGAGTCGGGGACGGGCAAGGAAATGCTGGCCCGGGCCATCCATTACCAGAGCCGCCGCAACCGTCAGCCCTTTGTGGTGGAAAACTGCGGCGCCCTGCCGGACCAGCTCCTGGAAGCGGAACTGTTCGGCTATAAGCGGGGCGCCTTCACCGGCGCCTACGAAGACCGCCAGGGCCTGTTTCAGCAGGCGGACGGGGGCACCATTTTTCTGGACGAAATCGGGGAAACGTCTCCCGCCTTCCAGGTCAAGCTCCTGCGGGTGCTCCAGGAAGGGGAATTCCGTCCCCTGGGGGGCACCCGGCCGGTGACGGTGAATGTGCGGGTGGTGGCCGCCACCAACCGGGATCTGGAAGCGGAGGTGCGGGCCGGGCGTTTCCGGGAAGACCTGTTCTACCGCCTAGCCACGGTCACCCTGGTGGTGCCCCCCCTGCGGGAGCGGCCCATGGATATTCCCCTCCTGGCCGCCCGGCTGCTAGAGGTTTCCCAGCAAGCTTTGGATAAACAGGTCGGGGGCTTTAGCGCCGAAACCCTGGCCTGCATTGCCTCCTACCGCTGGCCCGGCAATGTGCGGGAATTGCAGAACGAAATTCTGCGCATGCTGGCCCTTTGCGAAGGGGAGCGCATCGGCGCCGAACTCCTTTCTCCCCGGGTGCTGCGGGCCCCGGTGGGGGATAGCCAGGCGGCGGAACTGAGCTTCCTCGCCGATCTTTCCGGCGGTCTCAAGGAGCGCATGGAACAGCTGGAGGCCAAGGTGGTGAAGGAGGCCATGATCCGGCATCGCTGGAACAAATCCCGGGCCGCCCAGGAGCTGGGCCTCTCCCGGGTTGGCCTGCGCAACAAGCTGGTGCGCTACGGTCTGGAGAAGGCCTGATGGGGCGGCGGAATCCTCCCTGGTTGGCCGCCCGCCCGTGCCCCCGGTTCCCGGGAGCGCGGCCATGAGCCTCAATCTTCTCTGGCTCCAGGCGGGCGGCTGCGGCGGCTGCACTCTGTCCCTGCTGGGGGCGGATGCCCGCAATCTTTTCGCCACCCTGGACGACGCGGGCTATCACCTGCTCTGGCACCCGGCCCTGGCGGAAGCCTGCGGGGCGGAGGCGGTGACGGTGCTGGAAGAGGCCGCCGCCGGGCGCCTGCGGGTGGATGTGCTGTGCGTGGAAGGGGCCATTCTGCGGGGCCCGGAGGGCACGGGCCGGTTTCATATTCTGGCCGGGACTGGCACCCCCATGCTGGACTGGGTGAGGCGTCTGGCGGCCCAAGCGGGCACGGTGCTGGCCATCGGCAGCTGTACGGCCTTTGGCGGCGTACCGGCGGCGGGGGACAACGCCACGGATGCCTGCGGCCTGCAATTTGAAGGCATGGAACGGGGTGGGGTACTGGGGGCGGATTTCCGCGCCCAGGGCGGCCTGCCCGTTGTCAATGTGGCGGGCTGCCCGACCCACCCGGGCTGGATCGTGGATACCCTGCTGGCCTTAGCCCTGGGCCAGCTCGGCCCGGGGGATCTGGATGCCCTGCAACGGCCCCGCTTTTACGCCGACCAGCTGGTGCACCACGGCTGCCCCCGCAACGAGTTTTACGAATTCAAGGCCAGCGCCCATAAACCTTCCGACCTGGGCTGCCTCATGGAAAACCTGGGCTGCAAGGGCACCCAGGCCCACGCGGACTGCAACACCCGGGTCTGGAACGGGGTGGGCTCCTGCCTGCGGGGCGGCTACCCCTGCATTTCCTGCACCGAGCCGGTGTTCGAGGAACCGGGCCATCCCTTCCTGGAAACCCCCAAGGTGGCGGGCATTCCCATCGGCCTGCCGTCGGACATGCCCAAGGCCTGGTTCGTGGCCCTGGCCGCCCTGTCCAAATCCGCCACCCCGAAACGGGTGCGGGAAAACGCCGCCGCTGACCATCCGGTGGTCATACCGGCCATCCGCAAAACGGGGTTGAAATGAGCGATCACCCCCATGGCCAGCACCGTGGCCGGAAAAACACCGTGGTAAAGGCCGTGGATAGGCGTTCTAATTTTGCCCCAGCCGCTGACCGGCTTGCCCTGGCCTTCTTGGGCTGGGGTGGTTGGAAGGCCTTAAACCATGCCCATTTCCCCAGCCCCCTGTCCCTGATGCCCGGAGCACGCCCATGAGCCGCCTGGTCATGGGCCCCTTTAACCGGGTGGAAGGGGATCTGGAAGTGAGCCTGGAAGTGGCCGCGGATCGGGTGGCCGCCGCCTGGGTCACCGCTCCCCTGTACCGGGGCTTTGAAAACATGGTGCTGGGCAAGGCGCCCCTGGACGCCCTGGTGATCGTGCCCCGCATCTGCGGCATCTGCTCCGTGGCCCAGTCCGCCGCCTGTGCCGCCGCCCTGGCGGACGCCATGGGCCTGGCCACCCCGGACAACGGCCGCCTGGCCCGGAACCTGATCCAGGCCGGGGAAAATGTGGCGGACCACCTGACCCATTTCTACCTCTTTTTCATGCCCGACTTCGCTCGGGCCGCCTACGCCAACCGGCCCTGGTTCGACGGGGTGGCGGAGCGCTTCAAGGCCACCCGGGGCAGTGCCACGGCGGACATGCTCCCGGCCCGGGCTGGCTTTCTGCGCCTCCAGGGCTATTTGGCGGGAAAATGGCCCCACACCCTGGCCCTCCAGCCCGGGGGCAGCACCCGGGCCGTGTTGGCGGGGGAAAAAATCCGCCTCCACGCCGTGCTCCGGGAATTCCGCAGCTTTCTGGAACAAACCCTGTTCGGCGACCGGCTCGAAGCCGTGGCCGCCCTGGATTCCGCCGAAGCCCTGGCTGCCTGGGCGGCGGACCGGCGGGGAGATTTCCCCCGCTTCGTCGCCCTGGCCCGGGAAGAGGGCCTGGACACCCTGGGCCGGGGGCCGGACCTGTTTCTTTCCTACGGGGCCTACGCCGGGGAAGTGGGCCAGTTTTTCCCCGCCGGGGTGTGGGATCAGGGCCGGGGCTGCCGCGGCGCCCTGGAGGTTTCCCGCATCGGGGAAGACGTGAGCCACGCCTGGATGGCCGGGGAGGAACCCCGCTCCCCCATGGAAGGCCTGACCCAGCCCCTACCGGACAAGGCGGGGGCCTATACCTGGTGCAAAGCCCCCCGCTACGGGGGCCGCAGCGCCGAGGTGGGGGCCCTGGCCCGGCAACTGGTGGCCGGCCATCCCCTGGCCCGCCATCTGGTCAAGCAGGCCGGGGCGGGCACCGTGTACGCCCGGGTGGTGGCCCGGCTCCTGGAAGTCGCCCAACTGGTGCCCGCCATGGAAGCCTGGGTGGCCCAACTCAGCCCCGGCGCCCCCTTCTGCGCCCAGGGCCAGCTACCGGACCGGGCCCAGGGGGTGGGCCTGGTGGAAGCCGCCCGGGGCGGCCTGGGCCACTGGCTGCGCATTGAAGAAGGCCGCCTGGCGGGCTACCAGATCATCGCCCCCACCACCTGGAATTTCTCCCCCCGGGACGCCCAGGCCCAGCCCGGCGCCCTGGAACAGGCCCTGGTTAATACCCCGGTAGCCCCCGGCGACGCCACCCCCGTCGCCGTCCAACACGTGGTCCGCTCCTTCGATCCGTGCATGGTGTGCACGGTCCATTGAGGTTCCGGGGACCGTTCCTTCAAGCCAGCCGGGAGATTTGCTCCGCCATGGCCGCCAGATGGGTTTCCAGGGCCCCGATGCAGGGCCGGAAGGCGGCGGAGAAACCGCTTTCTTCCCGCAATCGGGCTAGGTAATCCCGGGCCACCCCCAGAGCCCGCCGCCACGCTTCCGCCCCAATGGCCGGGGGCAGGGGGGCGGAGGCCAGAGTCTGGGGTAAATCTCCTCCCGCCGTGGGCGCAAAGGCCATGGGCAACATGTCGTAAGCGGGGGCCAGGGCGTAGGGGGGGGCCTCTGCGGCAATGAGAGAGAGATTGCCTGGATGCATGTCGGTATTGCCGATCAGGTGGCCGAAGGCCTGGAGTCGGGCCGCTTCCCCCACCCCCTCCTGGGAGAGAATGCCCGCCCGGGCCAGGGCCTGGCAGATGACCGTCCAGCCGCCCCGGCCTACTCCCGTGAATTGGGCGTCCACCGTCCCCAGACTGAAGACTCCCCGGCGGCCCAGGGTCCCTATCCGATCAAATCGCTCCCCCTCGAGAAAACGCTGATTCCCCCAGTCCAGCAGGCGACTGGAGACGGCCGGAATGCCCGCCTGATTCAGGGCCTGGAGGGCCAGATGTTCGGCCAGCAGTAGGTCTCGCCAGCGCTGGCTGACCGGGTTGGCGGCGGGGAGGGTGAATTTCACCAGCACGTGGCGGGGGCCCGACTCTCCCTGAACGTAGGCAATGAACTTAGGCTGTTCCCCTCCGGCGGAGGAGCCGGGTAAGGCGCCCCGGGCGGCGGCTTCCGCCAGACGGGGATAGGCTTCCGGCAAATCCTCTTCCCTAATGGCCGGGCCCGGCAGATCGGCCAGAAAAGTGGCTCGGGCCCCTTCGCCGAGCAGCAGATTGCCGATGCAGTCGGCGCCGTCCTGGAGCAGGGCTCTGAGTACATGGGTGTCATCCCAGTCCTTAAGCTGGGCGGGGAGCCCCAGATGCTCCCATTGACGGGCCACATAGAGGCGTCCCAGGTAGCCCTGGGGGCGCATGTCATCCAGCCACCAGGGCAGGCTGTCGCTATGGCTGGTCTTGCCGTCCGGCTGAATCAGCACAAACCCTGCGGGGCGCACCGGGAGCAGGCGGCCCAGATCTTCCAGGGTGCCCCCTTCCCCAACCCGGTAAACCGGGATTTCTCCCAGGCCCCGGCCGGAGTCTCTTAGTCCATATTGAATGGATCGGCCCCGGCCTATCCGGATAATTTCCGGGCCTAAAGCCTGGACTGCCCGGGAGAGGGTGGGTTGGCTAAGGCCTAGTTTTTCCTGGATTTCCCGGGGAGATAGGGGGCCTTGTCCAAGTAAAAAGGCCAGCCGTTCAGTGTGTTTGGCCATGGACTTTTAAAAAAATGAATTGAAAAGTGAATAGATTATTGAATATAAACTAAGCCTTCTCAAGTCCTAAATTAACAACTTGGGAGGCTTTCGCCGTCTTGGTTTTTGGGGGGGGCTTGGGTGGCCTTGGGTTAGAGCCGGTAGGGCCCGGGGCTTGGGGCCTTACCCGGATTGGGTTAGGCTGTGGGCGTTGTTTCTTTTCCTTTGCTTGCCGGTTGGGAACGACCGGTACCGTTCAGGAGTGCGCCATGTCCCGCATCATGCTGGTGGATGACGAAGCGAATATTCTCAAGGCTCTGCGCCGGCTGCTGGGGGCCACGCCCTGCACCTGCGGGGGAACGGTGTTCCGCTTGCAGATCGAAACCTTTACGGAGCCGGAGGCGGCCCTGGAACGGGCTTCCCAGGTGCCTTTTGAACTGGTGCTTTCCGATTACCGGATGCCGGGCATGGATGGGGTGGCCTTTCTGTCCGCCTTCAAGGGCCTGCAACCGGATGCGGTGCGCCTCATTCTTTCCGGCTACGCGGACCTGAATGCCCTGGTGGGGGCCATCAACCAGGCCCAGATCTACCGCTTTCTCTCCAAGCCCTGGAACGATTACGAGCTGGTTTCCACCATTGCCCAGGCCCTGGCCTATCGCCAGCTGACCCTGGAAAACCAGCACCTGGCGGATCAGGCCCGGGTGGCCCAGGGCGCCATGAGCGCGGAGGAGTGGGAGTTGAAGCGCCTGGAGCAGGAATCCCCAGGCATTACCCAGGTGAATTGGGGGCCGGACGGTTCGGTGATTCTGGACCCGGATTTGCTGGAAAAGCCTTAGGCCGGTGGGCCAGCTCCGGTGCCCTATGGGGGCAAGGGGCTGGGGATGGCCGTCCTGCTTGGGCGGGAGGCCGGGAGGCCTGGTCCGAGCCGTGGCTAGGGGCGCGGCGGGGGGTGGTGGGCGAGATTGGCTTGCTGCTTGGCTTGGCGGGCAGGTTTTGGGGGGCGGTCGTAGGGAGCCGCTGGCTTCTGGGGGCAGGGTAGGGCGGCAAGCCCCCTCAACCCCAGGCCCATTTCGGGCTTTTGCGTGTGCTGACTTTGCTCCGGGCCGCTGTCCCCATACTCCGACGGGGCTTTACTCCCGCGTTGTTTCCCTGCCCCGCTAGCGCCTCGGATATTGCTGGGACGCCCAGCCCAGCCCAGCCCGGCCCAGGTCAGCCTCAGCCCAATTCCAAAGCCGCCGCCCCCAGGCGAATGGCTTCCACCGCCGGATGGCGGATACGCCGCTCGTTGGAGATGGCGTAATACTGTTCCCGCACGTCTTCCATTTCCCCCACCGCCTGGGCGCCGAATTGTTCCGCCAGATTGGCGGCGAGGAGGCTGGGGGCGGGGAAAAGGCCCAGGCCGGAGCGGCCGAAGGTCATCAACAGGGCGCTGTCCTCGAATTCCCCCACCACGTCCGGATGCAGGTTGCGGGCCGAGAGCCAGGCGTCGATGCGGCTGCGCAGGGCCGTGTCCCGGGTGGGCAGGAGCAGGGGCGCCCCTTCCAGGGAGGCGGGAAAGCCCGGCCCCAGCTGGTCCGCCAGGGCTGGGGTGGCGTAGAAGCCGATGCGGCATTCCCCCACCGGGTGGCTGAACACCCGGAGATTGGGGCGGCTGCCCGCGGGCCGGTCCGTGAGCACCACGTCCAGCTTGTGCAGGGCCAGGTCCGCTAGCAGTTCGTCGAATTCCCCTTCCTGGCAGATGAGGCGCAGGCCCTGGGGCAGGTGCAGGGCCGCCTCCAGGAGCCGGTAGGCGATGAGCTTGGGCAGGGCGTCGGAAATGCCCACGGTGAGCCGCAGCCGGTGGGTTTCCCCCTGGGCTTGCAGGGTTTCCTGGAGCTGGGCGCCCAGGAGAAAAATCTGGTCCGCGTAGTGCAGGGTGGTGCGGCCCGCCTCGGTGAGCACCAGGCGGCGCCCTTCCTGGGTGAACAGGGCGGTGCCCAGGGTTTGCTCCAGTTCCTTCAATTGGCTGCTGATGGTCTGCACTGCCACCCCCAGGCGGGCCGCCGCCCGGCTGATGCCCCCTTCCTTGGCGACCACCCAGAAATAGTGGAGATGGCGGTGGTTGAGGGGGGCAAGGGGCAGGGCGGGGGAGGTCATGGTCAGGAAAAATCGTCAGAAAAAACCGAAGTAATGCTTCGATTCTCTCTGCTTTTTTAGAAGGATGAAAGCCCTTAAGCTGGACCCCGTCATCTTCCCTCCTCAAAGGAGACTGTCATGGAAACGAAAATCGTCGCCAGGAAAACTGCGGTGGGTGCGGAACTGCGCGCCTATGTGGCCCGCCGGCTGGGCTTTGCCCTGGACCGGAGTGGCAATCGGGTTCAATCTGTTACCGTGCGTTTGGCCGACCAGAACGGTCCCCGGGGCGGGGTGGATAAGCTCTGCTCCCTCCAGCTGGCCCTGCCCGGCCAGCCCGATCTGGTGGTGCGGAGCGTGGCGGGGGATGTGCGGGCCGCCATTGACGGTGCCGCCCACCGGGCCGCCCGGGCCCTGGCCCGGCTCGGCCGCCGTATCGCTACCCGGGCCGTGGCTGCGCCCCGCCGGGACAAGGCGGCCCGGGAACAATCTGGTATAAGGAACGACCTGGAATCACCGGCGGCCCTGGCCCTGCCCGCAGGGGCTTGAGCCTGGCCACCCTCGCTTGAATGGAGAGACTCCCATGAAACGTATTTTGATTTTTCTTGCCACCAATCTGGCCATCATGGTCATGCTGGGCCTGGTGGTGAATATCCTCGGCCTGAACCGCTTCCTCACCTCCGCCGGGCTCAATCTGCCCATGTTGCTGGGCTTTGCGGCGGTTATGGGCTTTGGCGGCTCCTTCATTTCCCTGGCCATGTCCAAGTCCATGGCCAAATGGAGCACCGGGGCCCAGGTCATTGAGCAGCCCGCCAACCAGACCGAAGCTTGGCTGGTGGAAGTGGTGCGCCGTCAGGCCCAGGCCGCCGGGGTGGCCATGCCGGAGGTGGCCATTTACGAAGGGGAGCCCAACGCCTTCGCCACCGGCCCGAGCCGCAACAATTCCCTGGTGGCCGTGTCCACCGGCCTGCTCCAGTCCATGGCCCCCCAGGAAGTGGAGGCGGTGCTGGCCCACGAAATGAGCCACGTGGCCAACGGGGACATGGTGACCCTGACCCTGATCCAGGGGGTGGTGAATACCTTTGTCTTCTTCCTCGCCCGGGTGGTGGGCTATCTGGTGGATAACGCCCTGCGCAAGGACGATGAGGAGGCGGCGGGCCCGGGCATGGCCTACATGGTCACCACCTTCGTCTGCGATCTGGTGTTCGGCTTCCTGGCCAGCTTCATCGTCATGTACTTCTCCCGGGTGCGGGAATTCCGGGCCGACGCAGGGGCCGCCCGGCTCATGGGCACGCCCCAGCCCATGGTGGCTGCCCTGCAACGCCTGGGGGGCATGCAGAGCGAATCCCTGCCCGCCAACATGGCGGCCAGCGGCATTGCCGGGGGGCGTAGCTGGATGAGCCTGCTGGCCAGCCACCCCAGCATTGAAGAGCGGATCGCCGCCCTGCAAAGCCGGGGTTAAGCCCGACGGCGGCCGTGCCCGCCATGGGCGCCGCGTCCCTGTATCGGGGCCCGGATCGGGAAATCGGTCCGGGCCCTGTTGTATTGGCGCCTCCGGAGGTTTTGCCCAGCCCGGGGCAAAAGGGGCCGGGTGGGGAAGGGCCTGAATTAGGGTTTCCCCCGGCCTCCCGCTTGCCCTGCTTTTGGTAGACTGGCCCTTTCCCTGGGGTCTCGGCCCCGCGTCTTTTCAAGCTTTCGGCCTGGCCGGGCCGAAAGGGAGCCTGTTATGGAACGCATCACCATTTCCCTCGACACCGAACTGGCCCGGGAATTCGACGCCCTGATGGTGGAACGGGGCTACAACAACCGTTCGGAAGCCATGCGGGACATTCTGCGCAGCCAGCTGGAAGCCTGGCGCCAGACCCGCCAGGAGGTGGCCCGCCAGGAGGGCCACTGTGTGGCCAACCTGTCCTACGTCTATAACCACCATGAGCGGGAGCTGGCAGAACGGCTCACCGGCCTGCAACACGACCACCACGACCTCACCGTGGCCACCCTGCACGCCCACCTGGATCACGAAAACTGCATTGAAAGCACCATTCTGCGCGGCCCCACCGGGGAAGTGCGGCGCTTTGCCGAGGCCTTGATGGCGGAGCGGGGGGTGCGCCACGGTAAGCTCAATCTGGTCTCCGCCGAACTGGGGGACACTGACCACGGCCACGGGGAAACCGGCGCCACGGCCCACCCGGCCAGCACCCATCACCATGTCCACTTCAAACCGGTCCGCTGAAGCCGCCCCCCGGCCCCGTCCGGCCAAAGGGGCCCGTCCCCGTTCCCCCGGGGCCGCCGCCCTGCCCGCCGCGCCTGCCCCCGAGGGCATGAACGAGCAGGCCTGGATCGAGGTGATCCAGAAAATGGACGAGGTCTACGCGGACCTGCTCCAGTACGAAGTGGCCCTGGAGCAGAAAAACGGGGCCCTGGAAGAATCCCACCGCTTTATCGCCAGCGTGCTGGCGGCCATGAGCGACATTCTGGTGGTTTGCAATCGGCAGGGCCTGATTGAGGAGGTGAATCCGGCCTTCCAGCGCTTTACCGGGCGGGGGGAGGAGGAACTGCGGGGCACCCCCATTTTCGACCTCTTCCCCGATCCGGAGGCCCGCCAGCGGGCCCGGGCTTTTTTCGAGGCCCCGCCCACGGAGCGGGGCGCCAATCAGGATGTGGAACTACCCCTCCTGAGCGGGGGCGGCGGCACCGTGCCCGTGTCCTTCAACTGGACCCCCCGCCGTTCCGGCACGGGCAAGCGCATCGGTATGGTGGTCACCGGCCGTCCCGTGGGGGAACTGCGCCGGGCCTATCAGGAATTGCACCAGGCCCACGAAGACTTAAAGCGCACCCAGCAACAGCTCATTCAGGCGGAAAAAATGGCCTCCCTGGGCCGTCTGGTGGCCGGGGTGGCCCACGAACTGAACAACCCCATCAGCTTTGTTCTGGGCAATGTGCTGGCCCTGCGCCGCTATGCGGACCGGCTCCAGACCTATCTGGGCCGGGTCCATACCCAGCCCGCTCTGGCGGCGGACGGGGAACTGGAGGAACTGCGCCGGGAGCTACGCATCGACCGCATTCTGGAAGACATGCAGCCCCTCATCGATGGCATGATCGAGGGGGCGGAACGGACCCGGGATATTGTGGATGGTCTGAAGCGCTTTTCCGCCCAGGATCGGGAGCGGGACGAGGCCTTCAATCTCACGGAAGTGGTGGCTCGGGCGGTGCGCTGGGTGTCCCGCAGCGGCAGCGCCAAGGCCCCGGCCCTGGAGGTGGCCCTGGACCTGCCCGCCCGCCTGCCCATGAAGGGCGCCCCGGGCCAGTTGCAGCAGGTGTTTATGAATCTGGTGCAGAACGCGGCGGACGCCACCGCCGGCCAGGCCGCTCCCCGGCTCACCGTGCGGGCCGAAGTGCTGAAGGATGGGGCGGAAGGCCCGGCGGTGCGCCTCTACTTCCAGGACAACGGACCGGGCATTCCGGAAGAGGCCCTGGGCCATCTCTTCGACCCCTTTTTCACCACCAAGCCCGTGGGCCAGGGCACGGGCCTGGGGCTCTCCATCAGCTACGGCATCGTGCTGCGCCACGGTGGCCGCCTCTGCGCCAGCAACGGCCCGGAAGGGGGCGCCGTGTTCTGTCTGACCCTGCCCCTGGCCGGGGATTAGGGGCCGAGGACGTTTCCCCGCCCCCCTGCTGCCGGGCGCTGCGGTGGCTGAGGCCGGGCCTTGGGCGCGCCCCGGACGCCCCGTACCGTGGTTCGGGCGACTGGGCGCGGAACCCAGTACAGTAAACTCGCCCCTCTCCAGCCTTGATCCGGCCCCTGGGCTTCCCTCTTCTTCCCCCGATTATGGGCCGGAACGTATACCCCCCATCCCCTTCCATGGGACCAGTGGTAGGAGAAAAGTGATATTCTTCACACCGCTTTCTTAACCACTTTTTCCCTTTGTCATGGAAACCCTGCCCCACGATTGGCTGGCCCTAGCCTCCCTGGTACTTATCCTGGGTATGAAGCACGGCTTTGACGCGGACCATCTGGCGGCCATTGATGGCCTAACCCGCTATAACAGCCGCCATCATCCGGCCATCGCCCGTTATTGCGGCACCCTCTTTTCCCTGGGCCATGGCAGCGTGGTGGTGTTCATTTCCCTGCTGGTGGCCACCCTGGCTAACCATTGGGCTGTGCCTGGCTGGATGGATCTGTTCGGCAATTTGGTGTCCATTCTGTTTCTCTCCCTGCTGGGGCTCGTCAATCTGTGGGCGGTGCTGGCCGCCGATCCCCAGGAAATGGTGGCCCCCGTGGGCTTCAAGGGGCGCTTTCTCGGCGGCCTGCAACGCACCCGCCATCCCCTTCTGATCGCCGGGGTGGGGGCGATTTTCGCCATTTCCTTCGACACCATTTCCCAGGCCGCCCTGTTCGCCTTTACCGCCACCCGCTACGGGGGCTGGGAGCAGGCCCTGGGGTTGGGCCTGCTGTTCATGCTGGGCATGTTGCTCACCGATGGTTTGAACGGCCTGTGGATTTCCCGGCTCATCGCCCGGGCCGACCAGGTGGCCCGTATCGCCTCCCGGGTCATGAGCCTGGTGGTGTCCGGCATCAGCCTGCTGGTGGCCGCCTATGGCGCCGCCCGCCTGCTCTCCCCGACCCTGGACGCCTGGGGGGATGGCAAGGAGCTGGCCCTGGGCCTGGGCGTGGTGGGGGTGGTGGCCCTCAGTTTCTTCCTCGCCCTACGTTTGTCCCGCTCCGCCGTGGCGGAAGACTGAAGGCCCCGCCGGGGCTTTTTTATTTGTCTGTGCCGCTCCTAGGGGCGGCAATTTTGCTGATTGATGGGGATAGTTGTGGGCTTCGATAGGAAAAAAATAAAAAATCGCTTAATTTTTCAACGGCGTGCCGGGGGCCTGGAAGGGGCGGCCCGGGTTGCCCCAGTGAAGCTGGGCGGGCGTTTCCCCGCCCGTCTCTCCGGTTCCCTGGGCCTGTCCCTGGCCCTGAGCCTG
This sequence is a window from Azospira inquinata. Protein-coding genes within it:
- a CDS encoding sigma-54-dependent transcriptional regulator, translated to MARAPLPAVLVVDDEVRSQEALRRTLEEDFQVFTASDGEGALAIMAQAGDSIQVVLCDQRMPGMSGVAFLKEVRERWPEAVRIVLSGYSEAEDIIAGINEAGIYQYLLKPWQPEQLLLTLKNAAALWRLQQENQRLSLELRTAEPVLRQRVEMKYERVKREFGLDGLTRAPNSPMNDVCLMVEKIAPYDLSVLLTGESGTGKEMLARAIHYQSRRNRQPFVVENCGALPDQLLEAELFGYKRGAFTGAYEDRQGLFQQADGGTIFLDEIGETSPAFQVKLLRVLQEGEFRPLGGTRPVTVNVRVVAATNRDLEAEVRAGRFREDLFYRLATVTLVVPPLRERPMDIPLLAARLLEVSQQALDKQVGGFSAETLACIASYRWPGNVRELQNEILRMLALCEGERIGAELLSPRVLRAPVGDSQAAELSFLADLSGGLKERMEQLEAKVVKEAMIRHRWNKSRAAQELGLSRVGLRNKLVRYGLEKA
- a CDS encoding NADH-quinone oxidoreductase subunit B family protein, translated to MSLNLLWLQAGGCGGCTLSLLGADARNLFATLDDAGYHLLWHPALAEACGAEAVTVLEEAAAGRLRVDVLCVEGAILRGPEGTGRFHILAGTGTPMLDWVRRLAAQAGTVLAIGSCTAFGGVPAAGDNATDACGLQFEGMERGGVLGADFRAQGGLPVVNVAGCPTHPGWIVDTLLALALGQLGPGDLDALQRPRFYADQLVHHGCPRNEFYEFKASAHKPSDLGCLMENLGCKGTQAHADCNTRVWNGVGSCLRGGYPCISCTEPVFEEPGHPFLETPKVAGIPIGLPSDMPKAWFVALAALSKSATPKRVRENAAADHPVVIPAIRKTGLK
- a CDS encoding nickel-dependent hydrogenase large subunit — protein: MSRLVMGPFNRVEGDLEVSLEVAADRVAAAWVTAPLYRGFENMVLGKAPLDALVIVPRICGICSVAQSAACAAALADAMGLATPDNGRLARNLIQAGENVADHLTHFYLFFMPDFARAAYANRPWFDGVAERFKATRGSATADMLPARAGFLRLQGYLAGKWPHTLALQPGGSTRAVLAGEKIRLHAVLREFRSFLEQTLFGDRLEAVAALDSAEALAAWAADRRGDFPRFVALAREEGLDTLGRGPDLFLSYGAYAGEVGQFFPAGVWDQGRGCRGALEVSRIGEDVSHAWMAGEEPRSPMEGLTQPLPDKAGAYTWCKAPRYGGRSAEVGALARQLVAGHPLARHLVKQAGAGTVYARVVARLLEVAQLVPAMEAWVAQLSPGAPFCAQGQLPDRAQGVGLVEAARGGLGHWLRIEEGRLAGYQIIAPTTWNFSPRDAQAQPGALEQALVNTPVAPGDATPVAVQHVVRSFDPCMVCTVH
- the yjjJ gene encoding type II toxin-antitoxin system HipA family toxin YjjJ; protein product: MAKHTERLAFLLGQGPLSPREIQEKLGLSQPTLSRAVQALGPEIIRIGRGRSIQYGLRDSGRGLGEIPVYRVGEGGTLEDLGRLLPVRPAGFVLIQPDGKTSHSDSLPWWLDDMRPQGYLGRLYVARQWEHLGLPAQLKDWDDTHVLRALLQDGADCIGNLLLGEGARATFLADLPGPAIREEDLPEAYPRLAEAAARGALPGSSAGGEQPKFIAYVQGESGPRHVLVKFTLPAANPVSQRWRDLLLAEHLALQALNQAGIPAVSSRLLDWGNQRFLEGERFDRIGTLGRRGVFSLGTVDAQFTGVGRGGWTVICQALARAGILSQEGVGEAARLQAFGHLIGNTDMHPGNLSLIAAEAPPYALAPAYDMLPMAFAPTAGGDLPQTLASAPLPPAIGAEAWRRALGVARDYLARLREESGFSAAFRPCIGALETHLAAMAEQISRLA
- a CDS encoding response regulator; translated protein: MSRIMLVDDEANILKALRRLLGATPCTCGGTVFRLQIETFTEPEAALERASQVPFELVLSDYRMPGMDGVAFLSAFKGLQPDAVRLILSGYADLNALVGAINQAQIYRFLSKPWNDYELVSTIAQALAYRQLTLENQHLADQARVAQGAMSAEEWELKRLEQESPGITQVNWGPDGSVILDPDLLEKP
- the nhaR gene encoding transcriptional activator NhaR; amino-acid sequence: MTSPALPLAPLNHRHLHYFWVVAKEGGISRAAARLGVAVQTISSQLKELEQTLGTALFTQEGRRLVLTEAGRTTLHYADQIFLLGAQLQETLQAQGETHRLRLTVGISDALPKLIAYRLLEAALHLPQGLRLICQEGEFDELLADLALHKLDVVLTDRPAGSRPNLRVFSHPVGECRIGFYATPALADQLGPGFPASLEGAPLLLPTRDTALRSRIDAWLSARNLHPDVVGEFEDSALLMTFGRSGLGLFPAPSLLAANLAEQFGAQAVGEMEDVREQYYAISNERRIRHPAVEAIRLGAAALELG
- a CDS encoding HPF/RaiA family ribosome-associated protein, which translates into the protein METKIVARKTAVGAELRAYVARRLGFALDRSGNRVQSVTVRLADQNGPRGGVDKLCSLQLALPGQPDLVVRSVAGDVRAAIDGAAHRAARALARLGRRIATRAVAAPRRDKAAREQSGIRNDLESPAALALPAGA
- the htpX gene encoding protease HtpX, with product MKRILIFLATNLAIMVMLGLVVNILGLNRFLTSAGLNLPMLLGFAAVMGFGGSFISLAMSKSMAKWSTGAQVIEQPANQTEAWLVEVVRRQAQAAGVAMPEVAIYEGEPNAFATGPSRNNSLVAVSTGLLQSMAPQEVEAVLAHEMSHVANGDMVTLTLIQGVVNTFVFFLARVVGYLVDNALRKDDEEAAGPGMAYMVTTFVCDLVFGFLASFIVMYFSRVREFRADAGAARLMGTPQPMVAALQRLGGMQSESLPANMAASGIAGGRSWMSLLASHPSIEERIAALQSRG
- the nikR gene encoding nickel-responsive transcriptional regulator NikR; the protein is MERITISLDTELAREFDALMVERGYNNRSEAMRDILRSQLEAWRQTRQEVARQEGHCVANLSYVYNHHERELAERLTGLQHDHHDLTVATLHAHLDHENCIESTILRGPTGEVRRFAEALMAERGVRHGKLNLVSAELGDTDHGHGETGATAHPASTHHHVHFKPVR